One Rosa chinensis cultivar Old Blush chromosome 5, RchiOBHm-V2, whole genome shotgun sequence genomic region harbors:
- the LOC112202407 gene encoding probable leucine-rich repeat receptor-like serine/threonine-protein kinase At3g14840 isoform X2, whose protein sequence is MLNVLATGQNMSYRFFFPRLLVYSILLVIFASFALGATRLSEHEVQALKIIGKTLGKDRNFIADPCSSEASGWIDTTSTDPEAKNNVTCGNCITAGDDQICHVTSISLKAQDLVGTLPPELARLPYLQNISLVGNRLTGSIPIEIGNISTLQSLDITSNNFSGLPLELGYLTSIDRMLLSSNNFTGKLPETFARLTTLTDFRVDDNRFSGKIPDFIQNWTNLTKLVIQASGLTGPIPSSISLLKELSDLRITNLDGPEAPFPRLDNMTKLKTLMLRNCNLIGELPTLVKLEKLDNLDLSFNKLTGKIPSPFVYKDDSDYIFLTGNLLNGPVPESLKGSSIDLSYNNMTTSETDGCGGGGRNLFASSSKGNKSIISCLNIETCPEESYSLRINCGGKKITVTENITESITYEADDNSGGPSSFYKVGSNWGFSSTGYYPDDNRPQDIFIVSNESALSIPDPMTDPQLYMTARVSPISLTYVGFCLMNGNYTVKLHFAEIMFTDGKTYRSLGRRIFDVYIQGKRVQKDFNIADVAGGNGKLVIRNYTASVTNHTLEIRFFWNGKGTQVIPTRGVYGPLISGIFVDPFDFIPPKKPSLGSGISAGEVVGIVAGGVSIILVILCILWWKGFIGPPNTLEQDLKGVDLQTGKFTLRQIKTATNNFDIANKIGEGGFGPVYWGLLSDNTAIAVKKLSAKSKQGNREFVNEIGMISALQHPHLVKLYGCCIEGNNLLLVYEYMENNSLARALFGPKESQVKLDWPTRHSICVGIARGLAYLHEESRLKIVHRDIKATNVLLDKNLFPKISDFGLAKLDEDDNTHISTRIAGTFGYMAPEYAMRGYLTDKADVYSFGILVLEMVSGRCNTTYRSKEECFYLLDWALLLKERASLLDLVDPRLGSEFNKEEMITTINIALLCANASSAVRPAMSSVVSMLEGRASVQEVVFDPNASINEINAMRKHFQSTIEENNGDPESQRQTMSIEGSWTTSSTSAQDLYPVRPNSYYFENRN, encoded by the exons ATGTTAAACGTTTTGGCCACCGGCCAAAATATGAGTTACAGATTCTTCTTCCCTAGGCTTCTTGTTTATTCTATCTTGCTGGTTATCTTTGCAAGCTTTGCTCTCGGAGCTACTCGATTATCAGAACATGAAG TACAAGCTTTAAAGATCATTGGAAAGACATTGGGGAAGGACCGGAATTTCATTGCAGATCCTTGTAGCAGCGAAGCATCTGGATGGATTGATACTACCTCAACAGACCCCGAAGCTAAGAATAACGTCACCTGCGGCAATTGTATTACTGCTGGCGATGATCAGATCTGCCATGTTACAAGCAT ATCTCTGAAAGCTCAGGATTTGGTAGGAACACTCCCACCAGAGTTGGCGAGGCTTCCCTATCTCCAAAATAT TTCCCTTGTTGGAAACCGTTTGACAGGTTCTATCCCCATTGAGATAGGAAACATTAGCACCCTGCAAAGTTT GGACATCACTTCCAATAATTTTTCAGGACTTCCTCTGGAGCTTGGGTATTTAACCAGCATAGACAGAAT GCTTCTTTCCTCAAACAATTTTACTGGGAAGTTGCCCGAAACATTTGCAAGGCTTACCACATTAACAGACTT TCGGGTTGATGACAATCGCTTTTCTGGGAAGATACCTGATTTCATTCAGAACTGGACAAATCTTACAAAACT AGTAATTCAGGCTAGTGGTTTGACAGGGCCAATTCCATCCAGCATCTCTCTTTTGAAGGAATTAAGTGACCT GAGAATTACTAACTTGGATGGACCTGAAGCACCTTTTCCTCGACTTGATAATATGACAAAACTGAAAACACT GATGTTGAGGAATTGCAATCTTATTGGAGAGCTACCTACGCTTGTGAAACTGGAAAAGTTGGACAACTT AGACCTCAGCTTTAACAAGCTTACTGGGAAAATTCCTAGCCCCTTTGTTTATAAAGATGATTCGGATTACAT ATTCTTAACTGGAAACTTGCTGAATGGACCAGTGCCCGAATCGCTGAAAGGAAGCAGCAT TGATCTTTCATACAACAACATGACCACTAGTGAGACCGACGGTTGTGGAGGTGGCGGCAG GAACTTATTTGCAAGCTCGTCAAAGGGAAATAAGTC AATTATTTCATGTTTGAATATTGAAACATGTCCGGAAG AGTCGTACTCTCTCCGTATAAATTGTGGTGGAAAAAAAATAACTGTTACAGAAAATATCACCGAGTCCATAACATATGAAGCAGATGACAATTCAGGTGGTCCTTCATCATTTTACAAAGTCGGAAGCAATTGGGGGTTTAGCagtactggttactaccctgatGATAACCGTCCTCAAGATATCTTTATTGTGTCTAATGAATCTGCACTCTCTATACCCGATCCTATGACCGATCCTCAGCTGTACATGACCGCACGCGTTTCACCCATCTCTCTTACTTATGTTGGGTTCTGCCTGATGAATGGAAACTACACAGTAAAGCTCCATTTTGCAGAGATAATGTTTACAGATGGCAAAACATATCGTAGCTTGGGAAGACGTATATTTGATGTCTACATTCAG GGGAAACGAGTGCAGAAGGATTTTAATATTGCGGATGTAGCAGGTGGGAATGGTAAATTAGTCATAAGAAACTATACCGCTTCTGTAACAAATCATACCTTGGAGATTCGTTTCTTTTGGAACGGGAAAGGAACACAGGTTATCCCTACTAGAGGAGTCTATGGTCCTCTTATATCTGGCATTTTTGTAGACCCATTTG ATTTTATACCCCCGAAAAAACCCTCGCTAGGAAGTGGTATATCGGCAGGTGAAGTCGTTGGAATTGTGGCTGGAGGAGTGTCCATAATATTAGTGATTTTATGTATTCTCTGGTGGAAAGGCTTCATAGGACCACCAAATACTTTGGAACAAG ATTTGAAGGGTGTGGACCTGCAGACTGGCAAATTTACCTTGAGGCAAATCAAAACTGCCACGAACAACTTTGACATAGCGAACAAGATTGGAGAAGGTGGTTTTGGTCCTGTTTACTGG GGCCTTCTATCAGACAACACTGCAATTGCTGTTAAGAAGCTTTCAGCCAAATCGAAGCAAGGGAATCGTGAATTTGTGAATGAGATAGGCATGATTTCTGCTCTGCAACACCCTCACCTTGTCAAGCTTTATGGATGCTGTATTGAAGGAAATAACTTGTTGCTTGTCTATGAGTACATGGAGAACAATAGTCTCGCACGTGCTCTATTTG GCCCAAAGGAAAGTCAGGTGAAGTTGGACTGGCCAACAAGGCATAGTATTTGTGTTGGTATAGCCAGAGGTTTGGCTTACCTCCATGAGGAATCAAGGTTGAAGATCGTTCATAGAGACATCAAAGCTACTAATGTGCTACTTGATAAAAATCTTTTCCCAAAGATATCTGACTTTGGATTGGCCAAGCTTGATGAAGACGATAATACCCACATAAGCACTCGGATTGCTGGAACTTT TGGTTATATGGCACCTGAATATGCAATGCGGGGTTATCTGACTGATAAAGCAGATGTTTATAGTTTCGGAATTCTTGTATTGGAAATGGTCAGTGGAAGGTGCAATACAACTTACCGCTCAAAGGAAGAATGTTTTTATCTTCTAGATTGG GCACTTCTTCTAAAAGAGAGAGCAAGTTTGTTGGACCTGGTGGATCCAAGGTTGGGCTCAGAGTTTAACAAAGAAGAGATGATTACTACTATCAATATTGCTCTCCTTTGTGCTAATGCTTCTTCAGCAGTTAGGCCCGCCATGTCTTCAGTGGTGAGCATGCTTGAAGGTAGAGCTTCTGTTCAGGAGGTGGTCTTTGATCCAAATGCCTCAATTAATGAAATCAATGCGATGAGGAAACATTTTCAATCCACTATTGAAGAAAACAATGGTGACCCTGAGAGTCAGAGACAAACTATGTCAATTGAAGGGTCGTGGACTACTTCATCTACATCAGCTCAAGACCTCTATCCGGTCCGCCCTAATTCATATTATTTTGAGAATAGAAATTAG
- the LOC112202407 gene encoding probable leucine-rich repeat receptor-like serine/threonine-protein kinase At3g14840 isoform X1: MLNVLATGQNMSYRFFFPRLLVYSILLVIFASFALGATRLSEHEVQALKIIGKTLGKDRNFIADPCSSEASGWIDTTSTDPEAKNNVTCGNCITAGDDQICHVTSISLKAQDLVGTLPPELARLPYLQNIDLTRNYLNGTIPREWGSLPLVNISLVGNRLTGSIPIEIGNISTLQSLDITSNNFSGLPLELGYLTSIDRMLLSSNNFTGKLPETFARLTTLTDFRVDDNRFSGKIPDFIQNWTNLTKLVIQASGLTGPIPSSISLLKELSDLRITNLDGPEAPFPRLDNMTKLKTLMLRNCNLIGELPTLVKLEKLDNLDLSFNKLTGKIPSPFVYKDDSDYIFLTGNLLNGPVPESLKGSSIDLSYNNMTTSETDGCGGGGRNLFASSSKGNKSIISCLNIETCPEESYSLRINCGGKKITVTENITESITYEADDNSGGPSSFYKVGSNWGFSSTGYYPDDNRPQDIFIVSNESALSIPDPMTDPQLYMTARVSPISLTYVGFCLMNGNYTVKLHFAEIMFTDGKTYRSLGRRIFDVYIQGKRVQKDFNIADVAGGNGKLVIRNYTASVTNHTLEIRFFWNGKGTQVIPTRGVYGPLISGIFVDPFDFIPPKKPSLGSGISAGEVVGIVAGGVSIILVILCILWWKGFIGPPNTLEQDLKGVDLQTGKFTLRQIKTATNNFDIANKIGEGGFGPVYWGLLSDNTAIAVKKLSAKSKQGNREFVNEIGMISALQHPHLVKLYGCCIEGNNLLLVYEYMENNSLARALFGPKESQVKLDWPTRHSICVGIARGLAYLHEESRLKIVHRDIKATNVLLDKNLFPKISDFGLAKLDEDDNTHISTRIAGTFGYMAPEYAMRGYLTDKADVYSFGILVLEMVSGRCNTTYRSKEECFYLLDWALLLKERASLLDLVDPRLGSEFNKEEMITTINIALLCANASSAVRPAMSSVVSMLEGRASVQEVVFDPNASINEINAMRKHFQSTIEENNGDPESQRQTMSIEGSWTTSSTSAQDLYPVRPNSYYFENRN; the protein is encoded by the exons ATGTTAAACGTTTTGGCCACCGGCCAAAATATGAGTTACAGATTCTTCTTCCCTAGGCTTCTTGTTTATTCTATCTTGCTGGTTATCTTTGCAAGCTTTGCTCTCGGAGCTACTCGATTATCAGAACATGAAG TACAAGCTTTAAAGATCATTGGAAAGACATTGGGGAAGGACCGGAATTTCATTGCAGATCCTTGTAGCAGCGAAGCATCTGGATGGATTGATACTACCTCAACAGACCCCGAAGCTAAGAATAACGTCACCTGCGGCAATTGTATTACTGCTGGCGATGATCAGATCTGCCATGTTACAAGCAT ATCTCTGAAAGCTCAGGATTTGGTAGGAACACTCCCACCAGAGTTGGCGAGGCTTCCCTATCTCCAAAATAT tGATCTCACCCGCAATTATTTGAATGGCACCATCCCTCGAGAATGGGGCTCGCTGCCGCTAGTTAACAT TTCCCTTGTTGGAAACCGTTTGACAGGTTCTATCCCCATTGAGATAGGAAACATTAGCACCCTGCAAAGTTT GGACATCACTTCCAATAATTTTTCAGGACTTCCTCTGGAGCTTGGGTATTTAACCAGCATAGACAGAAT GCTTCTTTCCTCAAACAATTTTACTGGGAAGTTGCCCGAAACATTTGCAAGGCTTACCACATTAACAGACTT TCGGGTTGATGACAATCGCTTTTCTGGGAAGATACCTGATTTCATTCAGAACTGGACAAATCTTACAAAACT AGTAATTCAGGCTAGTGGTTTGACAGGGCCAATTCCATCCAGCATCTCTCTTTTGAAGGAATTAAGTGACCT GAGAATTACTAACTTGGATGGACCTGAAGCACCTTTTCCTCGACTTGATAATATGACAAAACTGAAAACACT GATGTTGAGGAATTGCAATCTTATTGGAGAGCTACCTACGCTTGTGAAACTGGAAAAGTTGGACAACTT AGACCTCAGCTTTAACAAGCTTACTGGGAAAATTCCTAGCCCCTTTGTTTATAAAGATGATTCGGATTACAT ATTCTTAACTGGAAACTTGCTGAATGGACCAGTGCCCGAATCGCTGAAAGGAAGCAGCAT TGATCTTTCATACAACAACATGACCACTAGTGAGACCGACGGTTGTGGAGGTGGCGGCAG GAACTTATTTGCAAGCTCGTCAAAGGGAAATAAGTC AATTATTTCATGTTTGAATATTGAAACATGTCCGGAAG AGTCGTACTCTCTCCGTATAAATTGTGGTGGAAAAAAAATAACTGTTACAGAAAATATCACCGAGTCCATAACATATGAAGCAGATGACAATTCAGGTGGTCCTTCATCATTTTACAAAGTCGGAAGCAATTGGGGGTTTAGCagtactggttactaccctgatGATAACCGTCCTCAAGATATCTTTATTGTGTCTAATGAATCTGCACTCTCTATACCCGATCCTATGACCGATCCTCAGCTGTACATGACCGCACGCGTTTCACCCATCTCTCTTACTTATGTTGGGTTCTGCCTGATGAATGGAAACTACACAGTAAAGCTCCATTTTGCAGAGATAATGTTTACAGATGGCAAAACATATCGTAGCTTGGGAAGACGTATATTTGATGTCTACATTCAG GGGAAACGAGTGCAGAAGGATTTTAATATTGCGGATGTAGCAGGTGGGAATGGTAAATTAGTCATAAGAAACTATACCGCTTCTGTAACAAATCATACCTTGGAGATTCGTTTCTTTTGGAACGGGAAAGGAACACAGGTTATCCCTACTAGAGGAGTCTATGGTCCTCTTATATCTGGCATTTTTGTAGACCCATTTG ATTTTATACCCCCGAAAAAACCCTCGCTAGGAAGTGGTATATCGGCAGGTGAAGTCGTTGGAATTGTGGCTGGAGGAGTGTCCATAATATTAGTGATTTTATGTATTCTCTGGTGGAAAGGCTTCATAGGACCACCAAATACTTTGGAACAAG ATTTGAAGGGTGTGGACCTGCAGACTGGCAAATTTACCTTGAGGCAAATCAAAACTGCCACGAACAACTTTGACATAGCGAACAAGATTGGAGAAGGTGGTTTTGGTCCTGTTTACTGG GGCCTTCTATCAGACAACACTGCAATTGCTGTTAAGAAGCTTTCAGCCAAATCGAAGCAAGGGAATCGTGAATTTGTGAATGAGATAGGCATGATTTCTGCTCTGCAACACCCTCACCTTGTCAAGCTTTATGGATGCTGTATTGAAGGAAATAACTTGTTGCTTGTCTATGAGTACATGGAGAACAATAGTCTCGCACGTGCTCTATTTG GCCCAAAGGAAAGTCAGGTGAAGTTGGACTGGCCAACAAGGCATAGTATTTGTGTTGGTATAGCCAGAGGTTTGGCTTACCTCCATGAGGAATCAAGGTTGAAGATCGTTCATAGAGACATCAAAGCTACTAATGTGCTACTTGATAAAAATCTTTTCCCAAAGATATCTGACTTTGGATTGGCCAAGCTTGATGAAGACGATAATACCCACATAAGCACTCGGATTGCTGGAACTTT TGGTTATATGGCACCTGAATATGCAATGCGGGGTTATCTGACTGATAAAGCAGATGTTTATAGTTTCGGAATTCTTGTATTGGAAATGGTCAGTGGAAGGTGCAATACAACTTACCGCTCAAAGGAAGAATGTTTTTATCTTCTAGATTGG GCACTTCTTCTAAAAGAGAGAGCAAGTTTGTTGGACCTGGTGGATCCAAGGTTGGGCTCAGAGTTTAACAAAGAAGAGATGATTACTACTATCAATATTGCTCTCCTTTGTGCTAATGCTTCTTCAGCAGTTAGGCCCGCCATGTCTTCAGTGGTGAGCATGCTTGAAGGTAGAGCTTCTGTTCAGGAGGTGGTCTTTGATCCAAATGCCTCAATTAATGAAATCAATGCGATGAGGAAACATTTTCAATCCACTATTGAAGAAAACAATGGTGACCCTGAGAGTCAGAGACAAACTATGTCAATTGAAGGGTCGTGGACTACTTCATCTACATCAGCTCAAGACCTCTATCCGGTCCGCCCTAATTCATATTATTTTGAGAATAGAAATTAG
- the LOC112202407 gene encoding probable leucine-rich repeat receptor-like serine/threonine-protein kinase At3g14840 isoform X3: protein MPIRTGHCLFESLKAQDLVGTLPPELARLPYLQNIDLTRNYLNGTIPREWGSLPLVNISLVGNRLTGSIPIEIGNISTLQSLDITSNNFSGLPLELGYLTSIDRMLLSSNNFTGKLPETFARLTTLTDFRVDDNRFSGKIPDFIQNWTNLTKLVIQASGLTGPIPSSISLLKELSDLRITNLDGPEAPFPRLDNMTKLKTLMLRNCNLIGELPTLVKLEKLDNLDLSFNKLTGKIPSPFVYKDDSDYIFLTGNLLNGPVPESLKGSSIDLSYNNMTTSETDGCGGGGRNLFASSSKGNKSIISCLNIETCPEESYSLRINCGGKKITVTENITESITYEADDNSGGPSSFYKVGSNWGFSSTGYYPDDNRPQDIFIVSNESALSIPDPMTDPQLYMTARVSPISLTYVGFCLMNGNYTVKLHFAEIMFTDGKTYRSLGRRIFDVYIQGKRVQKDFNIADVAGGNGKLVIRNYTASVTNHTLEIRFFWNGKGTQVIPTRGVYGPLISGIFVDPFDFIPPKKPSLGSGISAGEVVGIVAGGVSIILVILCILWWKGFIGPPNTLEQDLKGVDLQTGKFTLRQIKTATNNFDIANKIGEGGFGPVYWGLLSDNTAIAVKKLSAKSKQGNREFVNEIGMISALQHPHLVKLYGCCIEGNNLLLVYEYMENNSLARALFGPKESQVKLDWPTRHSICVGIARGLAYLHEESRLKIVHRDIKATNVLLDKNLFPKISDFGLAKLDEDDNTHISTRIAGTFGYMAPEYAMRGYLTDKADVYSFGILVLEMVSGRCNTTYRSKEECFYLLDWALLLKERASLLDLVDPRLGSEFNKEEMITTINIALLCANASSAVRPAMSSVVSMLEGRASVQEVVFDPNASINEINAMRKHFQSTIEENNGDPESQRQTMSIEGSWTTSSTSAQDLYPVRPNSYYFENRN, encoded by the exons ATGCCTATAAGAACTGGCCACTGCCTGTTCGA ATCTCTGAAAGCTCAGGATTTGGTAGGAACACTCCCACCAGAGTTGGCGAGGCTTCCCTATCTCCAAAATAT tGATCTCACCCGCAATTATTTGAATGGCACCATCCCTCGAGAATGGGGCTCGCTGCCGCTAGTTAACAT TTCCCTTGTTGGAAACCGTTTGACAGGTTCTATCCCCATTGAGATAGGAAACATTAGCACCCTGCAAAGTTT GGACATCACTTCCAATAATTTTTCAGGACTTCCTCTGGAGCTTGGGTATTTAACCAGCATAGACAGAAT GCTTCTTTCCTCAAACAATTTTACTGGGAAGTTGCCCGAAACATTTGCAAGGCTTACCACATTAACAGACTT TCGGGTTGATGACAATCGCTTTTCTGGGAAGATACCTGATTTCATTCAGAACTGGACAAATCTTACAAAACT AGTAATTCAGGCTAGTGGTTTGACAGGGCCAATTCCATCCAGCATCTCTCTTTTGAAGGAATTAAGTGACCT GAGAATTACTAACTTGGATGGACCTGAAGCACCTTTTCCTCGACTTGATAATATGACAAAACTGAAAACACT GATGTTGAGGAATTGCAATCTTATTGGAGAGCTACCTACGCTTGTGAAACTGGAAAAGTTGGACAACTT AGACCTCAGCTTTAACAAGCTTACTGGGAAAATTCCTAGCCCCTTTGTTTATAAAGATGATTCGGATTACAT ATTCTTAACTGGAAACTTGCTGAATGGACCAGTGCCCGAATCGCTGAAAGGAAGCAGCAT TGATCTTTCATACAACAACATGACCACTAGTGAGACCGACGGTTGTGGAGGTGGCGGCAG GAACTTATTTGCAAGCTCGTCAAAGGGAAATAAGTC AATTATTTCATGTTTGAATATTGAAACATGTCCGGAAG AGTCGTACTCTCTCCGTATAAATTGTGGTGGAAAAAAAATAACTGTTACAGAAAATATCACCGAGTCCATAACATATGAAGCAGATGACAATTCAGGTGGTCCTTCATCATTTTACAAAGTCGGAAGCAATTGGGGGTTTAGCagtactggttactaccctgatGATAACCGTCCTCAAGATATCTTTATTGTGTCTAATGAATCTGCACTCTCTATACCCGATCCTATGACCGATCCTCAGCTGTACATGACCGCACGCGTTTCACCCATCTCTCTTACTTATGTTGGGTTCTGCCTGATGAATGGAAACTACACAGTAAAGCTCCATTTTGCAGAGATAATGTTTACAGATGGCAAAACATATCGTAGCTTGGGAAGACGTATATTTGATGTCTACATTCAG GGGAAACGAGTGCAGAAGGATTTTAATATTGCGGATGTAGCAGGTGGGAATGGTAAATTAGTCATAAGAAACTATACCGCTTCTGTAACAAATCATACCTTGGAGATTCGTTTCTTTTGGAACGGGAAAGGAACACAGGTTATCCCTACTAGAGGAGTCTATGGTCCTCTTATATCTGGCATTTTTGTAGACCCATTTG ATTTTATACCCCCGAAAAAACCCTCGCTAGGAAGTGGTATATCGGCAGGTGAAGTCGTTGGAATTGTGGCTGGAGGAGTGTCCATAATATTAGTGATTTTATGTATTCTCTGGTGGAAAGGCTTCATAGGACCACCAAATACTTTGGAACAAG ATTTGAAGGGTGTGGACCTGCAGACTGGCAAATTTACCTTGAGGCAAATCAAAACTGCCACGAACAACTTTGACATAGCGAACAAGATTGGAGAAGGTGGTTTTGGTCCTGTTTACTGG GGCCTTCTATCAGACAACACTGCAATTGCTGTTAAGAAGCTTTCAGCCAAATCGAAGCAAGGGAATCGTGAATTTGTGAATGAGATAGGCATGATTTCTGCTCTGCAACACCCTCACCTTGTCAAGCTTTATGGATGCTGTATTGAAGGAAATAACTTGTTGCTTGTCTATGAGTACATGGAGAACAATAGTCTCGCACGTGCTCTATTTG GCCCAAAGGAAAGTCAGGTGAAGTTGGACTGGCCAACAAGGCATAGTATTTGTGTTGGTATAGCCAGAGGTTTGGCTTACCTCCATGAGGAATCAAGGTTGAAGATCGTTCATAGAGACATCAAAGCTACTAATGTGCTACTTGATAAAAATCTTTTCCCAAAGATATCTGACTTTGGATTGGCCAAGCTTGATGAAGACGATAATACCCACATAAGCACTCGGATTGCTGGAACTTT TGGTTATATGGCACCTGAATATGCAATGCGGGGTTATCTGACTGATAAAGCAGATGTTTATAGTTTCGGAATTCTTGTATTGGAAATGGTCAGTGGAAGGTGCAATACAACTTACCGCTCAAAGGAAGAATGTTTTTATCTTCTAGATTGG GCACTTCTTCTAAAAGAGAGAGCAAGTTTGTTGGACCTGGTGGATCCAAGGTTGGGCTCAGAGTTTAACAAAGAAGAGATGATTACTACTATCAATATTGCTCTCCTTTGTGCTAATGCTTCTTCAGCAGTTAGGCCCGCCATGTCTTCAGTGGTGAGCATGCTTGAAGGTAGAGCTTCTGTTCAGGAGGTGGTCTTTGATCCAAATGCCTCAATTAATGAAATCAATGCGATGAGGAAACATTTTCAATCCACTATTGAAGAAAACAATGGTGACCCTGAGAGTCAGAGACAAACTATGTCAATTGAAGGGTCGTGGACTACTTCATCTACATCAGCTCAAGACCTCTATCCGGTCCGCCCTAATTCATATTATTTTGAGAATAGAAATTAG